GCCGAGGATCATCGCAAAGAAGATTGCGAGCGCCGTCGCGAGCAGCGTGAGCAGCAGGCCGTGCAGCAGCGTGGGCATCGAGGCGCCGATCAGGCTCCAGAAGGAGCTGCCGCCGCCCTCCGCCTCGTCGATCGCGAGGTAGCGGTCGATGATCATCTGGTAGACGCCCGTGTCCTTCGCGTTCTGCAGGCCGTCGTTGAACATCTGCAGCAGCTCGGCGTTCTGGCTCTTGAGCACCGCGAAGCCGTAGTCGGCGCCCGGCTCGGGATCGGTGACGATCTTCAGCGGCACGTTGCCCGATGCGATGCCGAACTGCAGCACGGGGGCGTCCTCGAACGTCGCGGCCGAGTTGCCGGTCGCGACATCGTTGTACATGTCGGCCGAATCCTGGAAGGCATTGACCTCGAAGCCCACCTTCTCGCTGAGCTCCCGCGCGAAGTCGTAGCCGACGGTGCCGGTCTTCACCGCGACCGTCTGGCCCTCGAGATCCTCGTACGAGGTGATGTCGCTGTTATCGGCTACCGCCATCTGCACACCCGACTCGTAGTAGGAGTCGGAGAAGTCGAATACCTGCTTGCGCTCATCGGTGATGCTCATGCCGGCGATCACGCCGTCGGCCTGGCCCGCCTGCACGGCCTGCAGCGCCGCGTCGAAGCCGAGCGTCTTCACCTCGACCTCGAAACCCTGGTTCGCGGCGATCGCCTGCAGCAGATCCATGTCGATGCCGACGTTCTTGCCGTCGAGCTGGTAGATGAATGGCGCGAAGGTCGTGTCGGTCGCGATGACGAACTCACCGTTGGTCTTCGGGGTATCGGTCGCGAAACCCGGGTGCTTCGGCAGATCGCCCGGCTCGCCGGGGTCGATCTTCTCGTTGCCGAGCGCGGCCTTGCCGCCGCCGATCGTCGCCGCATCGGGCGCGTCCTCGCCGAGGTAGTCGTCGAGGATCGCCTGGTACGTTCCGTCGTCGATGAGGTTCTTCAGGCCCTCATTGAACGCCTCCCGCAGTTCGGCGTTCTCGCCCTTCTTCACCCCCATGCCATAGCTGGAGGCCTTCTCCTGCTCGGTGACCGTTTTGAGGGGAACGTTGCCCGTGACGATTCCGTAGGCGAGGATCGGGTAGTCGTCGAAGACGGCGGCCGAGTTGCCGGCGGTCACGTCGCCGTACGCGTCCGCGGCGTCCTGGAAGCCCGTGACGGTGAAGCCGTGCTCATCGCCGAGCGCCTCGGCGAACGCGAACCCCTCGGTGCCGGTCTTCGCCGACACCGTCTGACCCTCGAGGTCCTCGTAGCCCTTGATCGAGTCGTCGTTCTGGGCGACGGCCATCTGGATTCCGGAGTCGAAGTACGGGTTGGAGAAGTCGAAGGTCTCCTTCCGCTCGTCGGTGATGGACATGCCCGCCATGACGGCATCGGCCTGACCCGATTGCACCGCCGCGAGCGCCCCGTCGAAGCCGAGCACGTCGATCTCGACGTCGAAGCCCTGATCCTCGGCGATGGCGTTGATGAGGTCGATATCGATGCCTCTGAGCTCGCCGTCGCGCTGGAACTCGAAGGGCGCCCAGGTGGTGTCGGTCGCGATGGTGAAGGTCTTGCCCTTCACATCGCTCTTCGTCTGCATGAGCGCGTTGGCGGCGCCCACCGCGCCCCCGACCGTGAACAGCAGGATGAACAGCGCGGTGATGCTCGCCAGGGTGAACGCCCGGTGCTCGCGCCACCAGGCCGCGATTTGTGTGGTGAGAGTCATTGAGTCCTCTTGTCGTCGTTGACTTCTTGCTTCAGCTGCGTGTTGCAGCGACATCTCCAACCTACGCGAGGCGACGGGCGGGCCTCGAGGGGGCTCGGGAACGCGAAAACCCCCATCGCGGAGCAATGGGGGCTTTGGCGGAGGATGGGGGATTTGAACCCCGGCCTGCCGCTCAAAGCAACGCGCCAGCGTTGCGCGGCCACGCCGCTGGTGCCGCCCTCGGCGCCAGTTCAGGGGTTCTCAGGAAATCCCCCGTGACGACGCGAAAACCCCCATCGCGGAGCAATGGGGGCTTTGGCGGAGGATGGGGGATTTGAACCCCCGAGGGCGTTAACCCAACACGCGTTCCAGGCGTGCGCCATAGGCCGCTAGGCGAATCCTCCTCGCTGGTCTCGAAAGGCCAACGTTCCCAGTCTAGCGGGTTCATCCCGTGCATCGAAAACCGGGCCTGAAACGCGAAACTGAAAACATTCTCAGACATGCACTTGAAAGTAACGGATTGGTAACGCATACTAGATGAGGCGCTCGGGCCAATGCCGGGCGCTTTTTGTTGGACAACCCAGGAGTATCGCGTGAGAGTATCCGCCAAGGCATTCGTAGTCGGCCTGGTCTCATCCGTCACGTTCGCCTTCGGCGCCGCCCCAGCTGTCGCGAGTGCTCCTGTCGAAGACTTCTCGGTCGCTGCGGTGCAGCCGGCCACTCAGCTCTCGCAGACGCTCGACACCACGGGCGAGGACGCCATCGCCGGCGCATCGATCGACGCGGTTCTCGCCATCGACGAGGTCGCGACCGTCCCCCACAACTTCGACGTGGCCGCCACGATCGAGCTTGCCGAGAGCGAGGTCGGCACGAGCCGCCCCACCGGTTGGAGCGCGCCCGGCGAGTGCATTATGTCGGCTCAGCGCTGGATCCGCGCGGGCGGCGGCAACTGGGGCGGGGGCGGTAACCCCGTCTCGAACTACGACAACGCGACCCGTATGACACTGGCCACGGCTGCTCCCGGCGACATCATCCAGTACGAGTACATCGACTCCCCCACCTCGTGGGTCACCGGCGTGCACACGGTGCTCATCACCGAGGTGCACGACGACGGCACCTTCACCATCATCGAGTCGAACAACCCCGGCGGATCGGGCCTTGTCGGCAAGAACGAGCACTGGACGCCCTCGCCCCCGGCCGGCTTCGAAGCCGCTGTCTGGCGCTTCTAGGCTTCTTCCCGCGGAAGGCGGGGTTCGGGATCGCGATCCCGAACCCCGCCTTCCGCATTCCCGGCCGCCCGTGCCCCGTCGCGCCCTGCCGTCCCGCATTCCTGCCCACCCGGTGCCCGCCCACCCGATGCCTGCCCACCCGATGCGCACCGTCCCGACGCCCGCCCACCCAGTGCCCGCTCCGACGGCACCCATGTCCGGATGAACCCCGCCGAGATACGACTTTCGCAGCTCCATTCGCGACTCAGCATGCGAGATCCGTATCTCGACGGGGCCATTGGAGGGCCCAGGCGCGCCAAGGACATCATGCGGCCAGCGGATCGGGATCGGGCTCGCGATCGCGGACTCGGGGTCGCGGACCCGGTATCGCGGACTCGGCATCGCGGATCGGCATCGCGGACTCGGGATCGGGATCGCAGACTCGGCATCGCCCCGAAAGTCTCGTCGAACAACCGCGCGAGCCCACCGCGAGCTACCGAGATACGGATCTTGCATGCCGCGCCCACGGTTGCCCTGCGATTTCCGCCTTTCGAGGCCATGTAACTCGCGAAGTATCGGCGGCCCTACTTCGCTCACAGGCAGCAGAAATCGCACAGTCTCCCTCGGAACTCGCGAAAGCCTGTGAGCAAGCCCTCTGGGCAGCGGCCCGCGCGCGAGTATGAAGCATGACTTCCCTTCTAGAGCTTCCCCGCCTCGCCCTACCCGACCGGCCGTTCCTCGTCAGGGATGCGATGGAGCAGGGCTGGGGCCGTGGCGCCCTCGCGCACCCGCGCTGGCATCGCCCGTTCAGCGGGGTGCGCAGCTGTGCCCCGCCAGCCGGCACGGTCAAGTCCCGGGTGGTGGTGTAACGGTTGGTCCTTCGTGGTGATGGAGTCAGGCGCTGAGCTCGAGAACGGTATCGATCACCCCCTCGACGTCGTTGTCTGTGACGAGGGTGAGGCGGCTCTTCGCGAGAACGTCGAGGCCGAGGTAGCGGCGTCCTTCGGCCCATTCATCGGTCTGCTCGGCGAGGACCGCGCCGACGAGGCGGATAATCGCGTCCCGGTTCGGGAAGATCCCGACGGAGTCGGTGCGGCGGCGGATTTCCCGATTGAGACGCTCGTTGGGGTTGTTGGACCAGATCTGCTGCCACAGGCCTTCCGGGAACTGCGCGAAGGCGAGAATATCGGCGCGGGCCGCGTCGAGGTGCTCGTGAGCGTCGGGCAGTTTCCCGTCGACGTAGTCCAGGAGCCGGTCGAACTGAGCGTGGACCGCGGCGGCGTCGGGCTGGTCGTAGACGGAGTGCAGCATCGCTTTCACCGCCGGCCACATGGCCTTCGGTGTCACACTCATCAGGTTCGCCGCGTAGTGCGTGCGACAGCGCTGCCAAACAGCACCGGGCAGGTTCGCTGCGATTGCTTCGACGAGTCCTTGGTGGGCGTCGCTGGTGACGAGGCGGACGCCTCCGAGACCGCGGGCGACGAGGTCGGCGAAGAACGAGTTCCAGGCTGCTCCTGTCTCGCTGGTGGCCACGCGCAGGCCGAGCACCTCGCGACGCCCGTCGCCGTTGACGCCGGTCGCGACGAGCACCACTGCGCCTATGACGCGGCCGCCCTCGCGAACTTTCATGGTGAGCGCGTCGGCGGCAACGAAGGTAAACGGACCGGCGTCGTCGAGCGGTCGGTGTCGGAACTGCTCGACGTGTGCATCGAGCTCCGCCGCCATCCGGGACACCTGCGACTTCGACAGGGAATGGATGCCGAGGGTCTTGACGAGCTTGTCCATCCGGCGTGTGGACACGCCGGCAAGGTAACAGTCGGCGACGACGGTGATCAGCGCGGTCTCGGCGCGTTTGCGGCGCTCGAGCAGCCATTCGGGGAAATAGGTTCCCTGCCGAAGCTTCGGGATCGCGACATCGATCGTACCGACCCGGGTGTCGAGGTCGCGGTGTCGGTAGCCATTGCGCTGCGTGATCCGGTCGGATGAGGGCTTGCCCCATTCAGCGCCGACCACGGCGTCCGCGTCCGCGGACAAGAGCGCGTTGATCATGGTCTGCAACAGACTGCGCATCAGATCCGGGGACGCGTCGGTGAGAGCTTCGCTGAGCAGGCCGGCAGGGTCGACAATAGTAGGAGCGGTCATCGTGTTGATGCCTTTCGAGTGGGTTGTAGGAGATTCCTCGAAGGATCACACGGTGACCGCGTCCACGTTCTACGACGTGCTGGCCACCGTGCGCTACACCACTTTACGGGGCACTACGGCCGGCACCCTCTACGGACGCGCTCTCGAGTACCTGCCCCGGCTGCGCCCGGGTGATCGGTTCAGCCACACTACCGCTCTTGCACTGCTCGGGTGCCCGATCTGGGTGCCACGTGGAGCGCCGGTCGACGTATCCTCGCCTCCTCGATCGGCGCGGGTCGAGTGCATCGGCGCAGCGGGGCACCGGCACACCATCGATGCTCCGGAATACCCATGCTTGGTGCCCGAGGGAGAGGACTGGATTCCCGTCGCCGCACCGCTGCAGGCGGTGTTGCAAGCAGCGACGAGGCTCCCGTTCCGCGAGCTCGTGGTCGCCCTCGACCACCTGCTGCGAAAGGACCCCCACCGTTACGATCCGCACCTGCTCGTGCTCCCCGAGGAACTACGGGAGTTCGCGAAGACCGCATCCGGGAGAGGGGTGATCCGCTTCCGCGCTGCCGCAGCCCTCGCCCGCGTGGGAGCCGAATCGCGCATGGAGACGCTGATGAGGCTAGCGGGAGCCCGCGCCGGAATGCCGGAACTGGAGCTGCAGGCCGAGATCCACGACCAGTGCGGAGTGTGGATCGGACGCTTCGACGCCGTCGACCGCAAGAGCCGCAGTCTCTTCGAGTACGACGGTGACCAGCACCTGTTCTCGCGTGAGCAGCGGAAGCGTGACGCGCGCAAGCACCAGGGGGCTCGCGACGCCGGCTGGCGGATCCGGGTCCTGTATCACGAAGATCTGACTCGGGATCTGCTCGCGGCCGGGCAGAGCATGCTCCGGTTCAGCGGGCGCACTGCACGTCGTGTTCCCGCAGGGCTCGCGCGGTTGCTCGACGAGACTTTCGGGCGCGTTGCCGAGTCAGCGATCCAGATCCGCCCGCAGCCGAAGCTCGGCTGACCCCGCGGGGCAGCAACGACCCCGTCGAGATACGGATCTCGCATGCGGGATCGCGACTCGAGCTGCGAGATCCGTATCTCGACGGGGACCGAGGGACTAGCAGGGAGGGAAGGAGGAAAGGAGGAAAGGAAAGGAAAGGAAAGGAAAGGAAAGGAAAAGAAAGGAAAAGAAAGGAAAAGAAAGGGGCTCTTCGTAATTGAGGGTGTAGAGGTGGTGCCCGGAGTGGCGATGAGGAAATAGATCGAGGTCTGGTCAAGTCCCGGGTGGTGGTGTAACGGTTGGTCCTTCGTGGTGATGGAGTCAGGCGCTGAGCTCGAGAACGGTATCGATCACCCCCTCGACGTCGTTGTCTGTGACGAGGGTGAGGCGGCTCTTCGCGAGAACGTCGAGGCCGAGGTAGCGGCGTCCTTCGGCCCATTCATCGGTCTGCTCGGCGAGGACCGCGCCGACGAGGCGGATAATCGCGTCCCGGTTCGGGAAGATCCCGACGGAGTCGGTGCGGCGGCGGATTTCCCGATTGAGACGCTCGTTGGGGTTGTTGGACCAGATCTGCTGCCACAGGCCTTCCGGGAACTGCGCGAAGGCGAGAATATCGGCGCGGGCCGCGTCGAGGTGCTCGTGAGCGTCGGGCAGTTTCCCGTCGACGTAGTCCAGGAGCCGGTCGAACTGAGCGTGGACCGCGGCGGCGTCGGGCTGGTCGTAGACGGAGTGCAGCATCGCTTTCACCGCCGGCCACATGGCCTTCGGTGTCACACTCATCAGGTTCGCTGCGTAGTGCGTGCGACAGCGCTGCCAAACAGCACCGGGCAGGTTCGCTGCGATTGCTTCGACGAGTCCTTGGTGGGCGTCGCTGGTGACGAGGCGGACGCCTCCGAGACCGCGGGCGACGAGGTCGGCGAAGAACGAGTTCCAGGCTGCTCCTGTCTCGCTGGTGGCCACGCGCAGGCCGAGCACCTCGCGACGCCCGTCGCCGTTGACGCCGGTCGCGACGAGCACCACTGCGCCTATGACGCGGCCGCCCTCGCGAACTTTCATGGTGAGCGCGTCGGCGGCAACGAAGGTAAACGGACCGGCGTCGTCGAGCGGTCGGTGTCGGAACTGCTCGACGTGTGCATCGAGCTCCGCCGCCATCCGGGACACCTGCGACTTCGACAGGGAATGGATGCCGAGGGTCTTGACGAGCTTGTCCATCCGGCGTGTGGACACGCCGGCAAGGTAACAGTCGGCGACGACGGTGATCAGCGCGGTCTCGGCGCGTTTGCGGCGCTCGAGCAGCCATTCGGGGAAATAGGTTCCCTGCCGAAGCTTCGGGATCGCGACATCGATCGTACCGACCCGGGTGTCGAGGTCGCGGTGTCGGTAGCCATTGCGCTGCGTGATCCGGTCGGATGAGGGCTTGCCCCATTCAGCGCCGACCACGGCGTCCGCGTCCGCGGACAAGAGCGCGTTGATCATGGTCTGCAACAGACTGCGCATCAGATCCGGGGACGCGTCGGTGAGAGCTTCGCTGAGCAGGCCGGCAGGGTCGACAATAGTAGGAGCGGTCATCGTGTTGATGCCTTTCGAGTGGGTTGTAGGAGATTCCTCGAAGGATCACACGGTGACCGCGTCCACGTTCTACGACGTGCTGGCCACCGTGCGCTACACCACTTTACGGGGCACTACGCGAGGTCTTTCGATGATGGGAGTTCCTACACCGCCCATCCGAAAGACCTCGATGTGTCCCACGCTACCTTCCATGCCCCTGATTTGACCACGTTTTGCCGTCTCGACGAGCTCGGGCTCGAAGCGATCGGACAGTCCCTGGAGCCAGACCGGGCGACCATCTGGTGCCGAGTGAGCGAACCCGATCCGTGGTGTCGCAGGTGCGGAGCCGCGAGCACTCCCCGTGACACGGTTATCCGGAACCTCGCGCATGAACCATTCGGGCATCGCCCGACGGTGCTGAAGATCAGGGTGCGCAGATACCGTTGCGCGTACTGCCGGAAAGTGTGGCGCGAAGACACCAGCCGGGCCGCGCCAGTGCGGGCAAAGATCTCCCGCGCCGGGGTTCGTTGGGCGCTCGAAGCGCTCGTGCTCGACCATCTCACCATTGCTCGTGCTGCCGCGAATCTTGGGGTGTCGTGGCATACCGCGAACACCGCGATCCTTGCTGAGGGGCAGCAGGGGCTGATCGATGATCCTCACCGCTTCGAGGGGGTCACGACCATCGGGGTGGATGAGCACGTCTGGCGGCATACCCGGTCAAGTCCCGGGTGGTGGTGTAACGGTTGGTCCTTCGTGGTGATGGAGTCAGGCGCTGAGCTCGAGAACGGTATCGATCACCCCCTCGACGTCGTTGTCTGTGACGAGGGTGAGGCGGCTCTTCGCGAGAACGTCGAGGCCGAGGTAGCGGCGTCCTTCGGCCCATTCATCGGTCTGCTCGGCGAGGACCGCGCCGACGAGGCGGATAATCGCGTCCCGGTTCGGGAAGATCCCGACGGAGTCGGTGCGGCGGCGGATTTCCCGATTGAGACGCTCGTTGGGGTTGTTGGACCAGATCTGCTGCCACAGGCCTTCCGGGAACTGCGCGAAGGCGAGAATATCGGCGCGGGCCGCGTCGAGGTGCTCGTGAGCGTCGGGCAGTTTCCCGTCGACGTAGTCCAGGAGCCGGTCGAACTGAGCGTGGACCGCGGCGGCGTCGGGCTGGTCGTAGACGGAGTGCAGCATCGCCTTCACCGCCGGCCACATGGCCTTCGGTGTCACACTCATCAGGTTCGCCGCGTAGTGCGTGCGACAGCGCTGCCAAACAGCACCGGGCAGGTTCGCTGCGATTGCTTCGACGAGTCCTTGGTGGGCGTCGCTGGTGACGAGGCGGACGCCTCCGAGACCGCGGGCGACGAGGTCGGCGAAGAACGAGTTCCAGGCCGCCCCTGTCTCGCTGGTGGCCACGCGCAGGCCGAGCACCTCGCGGCGCCCGTCGCCGTTGACGCCGGTCGCGACGAGCACCACTGCGCCTATGACGCGGCCGCCCTCGCGAACTTTCATGGTGAGCGCGTCGGCGGCAACGAAGGTAAACGGACCGGCGTCGTCGAGCGGTCGGTGTCGGAACTGCTCGACGTGTGCATCGAGCTCCGCCGCCATCCGGGACACCTGCGACTTCGACAGGGAATGGATGCCGAGGGTCTTGACGAGCTTGTCCATCCGGCGTGTGGACACGCCGGCAAGGTAACAGTCGGCGACGACGGTGATCAGCGCGGTCTCGGCGCGTTTGCGGCGCTCGAGCAGCCATTCGGGGAAATAGGTTCCCTGCCGAAGCTTCGGGATCGCGACATCGATCGTACCGACCCGGGTGTCGAGGTCGCGGTGTCGGTAGCCATTGCGCTGCGTGATCCGGTCGGATGAGGGCTTGCCCCATTCAGCGCCGACCACGGCGTCCGCGTCCGCGGACAAGAGCGCGTTGATCATGGTCTGCAACAGACTGCGCATCAGATCCGGGGACGCGTCGGTGAGAGCTTCGCTGAGCAGGCCGGCAGGGTCGACAATAGTAGGAGCGGTCATCGTGTTGATGCCTTTCGAGTGGGTTGTAGGAGATTCCTCGAAGGATCACACGGTGACCGCGTCCACGTTCTACGACGTGCTGGCCACCGTGCGCTACACCACTTTACGGGGCACTACGGCCGGCACCCTCACCGAAGCGCTCGGTTCACACCGATCGGTGCCACGTTCGACGGATGCTCCGGAATACCCATGCTGGTGCCCGAGGGAGAGGACTGGATTCCTGTCGCCGCACACTACGGCCGGCGGTCAAGTCCCGGCCGGAACTGGAGCTGCAGGCCGAGATCCACGTGCGGAGTGTGGATCGGACGCTTCGACGGACCGGTGTAACGGTTGGTCCTTCGTGGTGATGGAGCCGGAAAGCTGAAAAGAGGAAAAGGTCGTAACGGTTGGTCCTTCGTGGTGATGGAGTCAGGCGCTGAGCTCGAGAACGGTATCGATCACCCCCTCGACGTCGTTGTCTGTGACGAGGGTGAGGCGGCTCTTCGCGAGAACGTCGAGGCCGAGGTAGCGGCGTCCTTCGGCCCATTCATCGGTCTGCTCGGCGAGGACCGCGCCGACGAGGCGGATAATCGCGTCCCGGTTCGGGAAGATCCCGACGGAGTCGGTGCGGCGGCGGATTTCCCGATTGAGACGCTCGTTGGGGTTGTTGGACCAGATCTGCTGCCACAGGCCTTCCGGGAACTGCGCGAAGGCGAGAATATCGGCGCGGGCCGCGTCGAGGTGCTCGTGAGCGTCGGGCAGTTTCCCGTCGACGTAGTCCAGGAGCCGGTCGAACTGAGCGTGGACCGCGGCGGCGTCGGGCTGGTCGTAGACGGAGTGCAGCATCGCTTTCACCGCCGGCCACATGGCCTTCGGTGTCACACTCATCAGGTTCGCTGCGTAGTGCGTGCGACAGCGCTGCCAAACAGCACCGGGCAGGTTCGCTGCGATTGCTTCGACGAGTCCTTGGTGGGCGTCGCTGGTGACGAGGCGGACGCCTCCGAGACCGCGGGCGACGAGGTCGGCGAAGAACGAGTTCCAGGCTGCTCCTGTCTCGCTGGTGGCCACGCGCAGGCCGAGCACCTCGCGACGCCCGTCGCCGTTGACGCCGGTCGCGACGAGCACCACTGCGCCTATGACGCGGCCGCCCTCGCGAACTTTCATGGTGAGCGCGTCGGCGGCAACGAAGGTAAACGGACCGGCGTCGTCGAGCGGTCGGTGTCGGAACTGCTCGACGTGTGCATCGAGCTCCGCCGCCATCCGGGACACCTGCGACTTCGACAGGGAATGGATGCCGAGGGTCTTGACGAGCTTGTCCATCCGGCGTGTGGACACGCCGGCAAGGTAACAGTCGGCGACGACGGTGATCAGCGCGGTCTCGGCGCGTTTGCGGCGCTCGAGCAGCCATTCGGGGAAATAGGTTCCCTGCCGAAGCTTCGGGATCGCGACATCGATCGTACCGACCCGGGTGTCGAGGTCGCGGTGTCGGTAGCCATTGCGCTGCGTGATCCGGTCGGATGAGGGCTTGCCCCATTCAGCGCCGACCACGGCGTCCGCGTCCGCGGACAAGAGCGCGTTGATCATGGTCTGCAACAGACTGCGCATCAGATCCGGGGACGCGTCGGTGAGAGCTTCGCTGAGCAGGCCGGCAGGGTCGACAATAGTAGGAGCGGTCATCGTGTTGATGCCTTTCGAGTGGGTTGTAGGAGATTCCTCGAAGGATCACACGGTGACCGCGTCCACGTTCTACGACGTGCTGGCCACCGTGCGCTACACCACTTTACGGGGCACTACGCGAGGTCTTTCGATGATGGGAG
This DNA window, taken from Leucobacter tenebrionis, encodes the following:
- a CDS encoding IS256 family transposase; this encodes MTAPTIVDPAGLLSEALTDASPDLMRSLLQTMINALLSADADAVVGAEWGKPSSDRITQRNGYRHRDLDTRVGTIDVAIPKLRQGTYFPEWLLERRKRAETALITVVADCYLAGVSTRRMDKLVKTLGIHSLSKSQVSRMAAELDAHVEQFRHRPLDDAGPFTFVAADALTMKVREGGRVIGAVVLVATGVNGDGRREVLGLRVATSETGAAWNSFFADLVARGLGGVRLVTSDAHQGLVEAIAANLPGAVWQRCRTHYAANLMSVTPKAMWPAVKAMLHSVYDQPDAAAVHAQFDRLLDYVDGKLPDAHEHLDAARADILAFAQFPEGLWQQIWSNNPNERLNREIRRRTDSVGIFPNRDAIIRLVGAVLAEQTDEWAEGRRYLGLDVLAKSRLTLVTDNDVEGVIDTVLELSA
- a CDS encoding IS256 family transposase; this encodes MTAPTIVDPAGLLSEALTDASPDLMRSLLQTMINALLSADADAVVGAEWGKPSSDRITQRNGYRHRDLDTRVGTIDVAIPKLRQGTYFPEWLLERRKRAETALITVVADCYLAGVSTRRMDKLVKTLGIHSLSKSQVSRMAAELDAHVEQFRHRPLDDAGPFTFVAADALTMKVREGGRVIGAVVLVATGVNGDGRREVLGLRVATSETGAAWNSFFADLVARGLGGVRLVTSDAHQGLVEAIAANLPGAVWQRCRTHYAANLMSVTPKAMWPAVKAMLHSVYDQPDAAAVHAQFDRLLDYVDGKLPDAHEHLDAARADILAFAQFPEGLWQQIWSNNPNERLNREIRRRTDSVGIFPNRDAIIRLVGAVLAEQTDEWAEGRRYLGLDVLAKSRLTLVTDNDVEGVIDTVLELSA
- a CDS encoding CHAP domain-containing protein, yielding MRVSAKAFVVGLVSSVTFAFGAAPAVASAPVEDFSVAAVQPATQLSQTLDTTGEDAIAGASIDAVLAIDEVATVPHNFDVAATIELAESEVGTSRPTGWSAPGECIMSAQRWIRAGGGNWGGGGNPVSNYDNATRMTLATAAPGDIIQYEYIDSPTSWVTGVHTVLITEVHDDGTFTIIESNNPGGSGLVGKNEHWTPSPPAGFEAAVWRF
- a CDS encoding IS256 family transposase; this encodes MTAPTIVDPAGLLSEALTDASPDLMRSLLQTMINALLSADADAVVGAEWGKPSSDRITQRNGYRHRDLDTRVGTIDVAIPKLRQGTYFPEWLLERRKRAETALITVVADCYLAGVSTRRMDKLVKTLGIHSLSKSQVSRMAAELDAHVEQFRHRPLDDAGPFTFVAADALTMKVREGGRVIGAVVLVATGVNGDGRREVLGLRVATSETGAAWNSFFADLVARGLGGVRLVTSDAHQGLVEAIAANLPGAVWQRCRTHYAANLMSVTPKAMWPAVKAMLHSVYDQPDAAAVHAQFDRLLDYVDGKLPDAHEHLDAARADILAFAQFPEGLWQQIWSNNPNERLNREIRRRTDSVGIFPNRDAIIRLVGAVLAEQTDEWAEGRRYLGLDVLAKSRLTLVTDNDVEGVIDTVLELSA
- a CDS encoding ABC transporter substrate-binding protein/permease, producing the protein MTLTTQIAAWWREHRAFTLASITALFILLFTVGGAVGAANALMQTKSDVKGKTFTIATDTTWAPFEFQRDGELRGIDIDLINAIAEDQGFDVEIDVLGFDGALAAVQSGQADAVMAGMSITDERKETFDFSNPYFDSGIQMAVAQNDDSIKGYEDLEGQTVSAKTGTEGFAFAEALGDEHGFTVTGFQDAADAYGDVTAGNSAAVFDDYPILAYGIVTGNVPLKTVTEQEKASSYGMGVKKGENAELREAFNEGLKNLIDDGTYQAILDDYLGEDAPDAATIGGGKAALGNEKIDPGEPGDLPKHPGFATDTPKTNGEFVIATDTTFAPFIYQLDGKNVGIDMDLLQAIAANQGFEVEVKTLGFDAALQAVQAGQADGVIAGMSITDERKQVFDFSDSYYESGVQMAVADNSDITSYEDLEGQTVAVKTGTVGYDFARELSEKVGFEVNAFQDSADMYNDVATGNSAATFEDAPVLQFGIASGNVPLKIVTDPEPGADYGFAVLKSQNAELLQMFNDGLQNAKDTGVYQMIIDRYLAIDEAEGGGSSFWSLIGASMPTLLHGLLLTLLATALAIFFAMILGIVFGILKLSRNVVLRQLASAYVNIFRGTPVLVQAFFFYFGVPAVTGQPLDALTAGVITLSLNAGAYITEVVRGGVQSVDPGQMEAARSLGMGWGASMRRVVMPQAFKIMTPNLINQFIITLKDTSLLSVLGFAELTYQGRIVIASTFRSFEIWIVVGAMYFIVIWLLTVLSNWFDRKFNK